The following proteins come from a genomic window of Rubinisphaera margarita:
- a CDS encoding type II toxin-antitoxin system HicB family antitoxin produces the protein MVPPKYTAIIRRDGNFWIGWIEEVPGVNSQGETREELLSNLREALSEALEMSRV, from the coding sequence ATGGTTCCCCCAAAATACACGGCGATTATCCGACGAGACGGAAACTTCTGGATCGGCTGGATTGAGGAGGTCCCCGGCGTCAATTCCCAGGGCGAAACCCGAGAAGAACTCCTCTCCAACCTTCGCGAAGCTCTTTCTGAAGCGTTGGAAATGAGTCGAGTTTGA